A single Tamandua tetradactyla isolate mTamTet1 chromosome X, mTamTet1.pri, whole genome shotgun sequence DNA region contains:
- the LOC143671762 gene encoding olfactory receptor 11A1-like, with product MGNLTLPLERLTSVGTGNATMMVNEFIMLGFGDLKEFGPLLFLVFGVLYLATIFGNLLLVVLVSTQRRLQTPMYFLLANLACLEVCYTSNIIPRMLVDLLRENKVISMVGCIIQLYFFGALGSTECYLLAVMSYDRYLAVCWPLHYPTLMHGTLCAGLIIGSWASGFTVAAAFQAAMVSSLTFCGSNEIDHFFCDLNPLKKLSCSDPHLVNLVCMNLTSLVTLAPFGLTLASYLRILSTVLRIPSVTGRQKAFTTCSSHLVVVTLFYGTLILVYAVPLAGQVPALNKTFSLLYTVVTPMCNPLIYSLKNKDVKEVLRKLRN from the coding sequence ATGGGGAATCTGACACTTCCTCTGGAACGTCTAACTTCTGTGGGAACAGGAAATGCCACCATGATGGTAAATGAATTTATCATGCTAGGATTTGGAGATCTTAAGGAATTTGGTCCCTTGCTCTTTTTAGTGTTTGGTGTTCTTTACCTAGCAACCATCTTTGGTAATCTCCTCCTTGTGGTCCTGGTGAGCACTCAACGGCGACTACAGACCCCAATGTACTTCCTTCTGGCAAACCTCGCATGCCTGGAGGTCTGTTATACATCCAACATTATACCAAGGATGTTGGTGGACTTGTTAAGGGAGAACAAAGTAATCTCCATGGTAGGTTGTATTATTCAGCTATATTTCTTTGGGGCCCTGGGTAGCACTGAATGTTATCTTCTGGCAGTGATGTCATATGATCGATACCTGGCTGTCTGCTGGCCCTTGCACTACCCAACACTGATGCATGGGACTCTGTGTGCAGGGCTAATAATTGGCTCATGGGCTAGTGGCTTCACAGTTGCAGCTGCATTCCAGGCTGCTATGGTGTCCAGCTTGACCTTCTGTGGTAGCAACGAGATTGACCACTTCTTCTGTGACTTGAACCCCCTAAAGAAGCTCTCCTGCTCAGATCCTCATCTGGTCAACCTTGTCTGCATGAATTTAACGTCACTGGTGACCCTGGCCCCATTTGGACTAACTTTAGCCTCCTACTTGAGGATTCTTTCTACAGTTTTGCGTATACCTTCCGTGACTGGTAGACAGAAAGCCTTCACCACGTGTTCTTCTCACTTAGTGGTTGTGACCTTGTTTTATGGAACCTTGATCCTGGTTTATGCTGTGCCCTTGGCTGGCCAGGTGCCAGCTCTAAACAAAACCTTCTCCTTGCTCTATACTGTTGTCACACCCATGTGTAATCCACTTATCTACAGCCTCAAAAACAAAGATGTCAAGGAGGTCCTGAGGAAGCTGAGGAATTAA